A window from Leishmania mexicana MHOM/GT/2001/U1103 complete genome, chromosome 33 encodes these proteins:
- a CDS encoding putative geranylgeranyltransferase: MEAPAAPSGPIVADLHHKFVHELDDNTQWKAQHLKMNGAYWGLSSLVLLHRMDYKPDDVVDFVLSCYNGDGGFGGNTDMDSHLLHTMSAVQLLCMLDAVARIDVERTARWIASMQLPDGSFQGDEWGEVDTRFSYIALSCLRLLGRCECVDVEAAVQYVLRCQNWDGGFGVSPGAESHAGQIFCCVGALCIANALDRIDRDRVAAWLAMRQLPSGGLNGRPEKKADVCYSWWVVSSLSVLGRTSWIDKEALFQYILSCQDTQDGGFSDKPGNQPDVYHTFFGLCGLSLLGYEGYQLNPINPVYALSYDILDHLKIAPEHGSQVGRRVPRS; this comes from the coding sequence ATGGAAGCCCCGGCTGCGCCATCCGGTCCCATTGTGGCGGACTTGCACCACAAGTTTGTGCACGAGCTCGACGACAACACTCAATGGAAGGCGCAGCATCTCAAGATGAACGGTGCCTACTGGGGACTCAGCTCactcgtgctgctgcaccggaTGGACTATAAGCCGGACGACGTTGTGGATTTCGTGCTGTCGTGCTAcaacggcgacggtggctTTGGCGGCAATACAGACATGGACTCCCACCTGCTCCACACCATGtccgcggtgcagctgctgtgcatGCTCGACGCAGTGGCGCGCATTGATGTGGAGCGGACGGCTCGCTGGATCGCGTCGATGCAGCTGCCGGACGGCTCCTTTCAAGGGGACGAATGGGGAGAGGTGGACACTCGCTTCTCCTACATCGCACTCAGCtgcctgcggctgctgggGCGCTGCGAGTGCGTCGATGTCGAGGCGGCTGTCCAGTATGTGCTGCGGTGCCAGAACTGGGACGGAGGCTTCGGCGTCTCGCCAGGAGCGGAGAGCCACGCAGGCCAGATCTTCTGCTGCGTGGGTGCACTGTGCATAGCGAATGCCCTCGATCGCATCGACAGGGAtcgcgtggcggcgtggctGGCGATGCGGCAGCTTCCCTCTGGCGGCCTCAACGGGCGGCCGGAGAAAAAGGCGGACGTGTGCTACAGCTGGTGGGTTGTGTCGTCCCTCTCCGTTCTTGGTCGTACAAGCTGGATTGACAAGGAGGCTCTGTTTCAGTACATCCTCAGCTGCCAGGACACGCAGGACGGCGGATTCTCTGACAAGCCAGGGAACCAACCGGATGTGTATCACACCTTCTTTGGCCTGTGCGGGCTTAGCCTTTTGGGGTACGAGGGGTACCAGCTGAATCCCATCAACCCCGTGTACGCGCTGTCCTACGACATTTTGGATCACCTGAAGATTGCACCAGAGCATGGCTCGCAGGTCGGGCGGCGTGTTCCACGATCGTGA
- a CDS encoding cysteine peptidase, Clan CA, family C19,putative — protein MRSGYVGIYNQGSTCYLNSVIQALYHLPAFRTQIYNLPNVQKDSVALALRDVFAQLEVRNRNTTTTELTKAFGWSAQEAAVQHDVHELMQQLFDSLETTLKETPKKNMIRDMFGGLMIYRSRAIDGAEYLSDRLEDFYDVELVVQNKANIEESLREFSSGERIEGVSVEVVPGADATPHTIERSQHFLDCPKVLLVHPNRVAFDMETYELVTLRNVWSFDFNLSLASYVVDDASLKLDKESQEKWKKLSHRTHLSANYSLRSILTHAGDATIGHYYVYVNFDGEWVRFNDEVVESATEEDVRKSAFGGQSIQSRYRLFDNERASLLIYVNDDVKEELLSETPPPSAIVEVGRSIEEERARKEETHKVSYYLCDKSVVDVFDGVHGASDKLQRHMSVRLSPGQDEMAAIITAAAKELHVAPEQIRIFCRDRHGLSPWCAVESMCNSYDSYYYPPIFVDIAPPLAEEDAASATTAAAAAEPFLAFLRHVESPHDRDIPVTIVRSIPELQARVPHDALVYESRGGPQYLSAITATNQLVCGANLLYTHQRSSNDAVRGYLQHRQLVCTKVYLYDDYTAELTELFEIHIVESTPYTTLQVGLYKMMTESKRGLPLPPSHNHLAFFKGNDRCNYAFAMPMAASLTIQWNTYNHTLRDVWGSVQHEHKIVMTILPMPLEKIDLTVLVTFNGGYNNLPHVYVPLEGGSVTFREVLELMVQQLGTRLRAGAAAGYEQQLAGQARLLRLLRVRRGELVEVVEDLDTPIDLEAREDIVLDKLCPALPGYELVNVLFCRRRSGEYYFGLPTNICVNSCLEEQGDVLLRRIVKKLGYPDQEEAMKKWILCVMNVKSRKTRTASKKEVLADLIKEVGGAPFVFVVDRPQCLLLDGIEEEEHRPESIVIKSTSKTDLSAA, from the coding sequence ATGCGCTCGGGGTACGTTGGCATCTACAATCAAGGTAGCACGTGCTACCTAAACTCCGTCATACAAGCGCTGTACCACCTGCCCGCCTTCCGCACTCAAATTTATAACCTGCCGAATGTGCAAAAGGACTCCGTTGCACTCGCTCTACGTGACGTGTTtgcgcagctggaggtgcGCAATCGTAACACCACCACgacggagctgaccaaggctTTTGGCTGGTCAGCACAGGAGGCGGCAGTGCAGCATGACGTTCATGAGCtgatgcagcagctcttTGACAGCCTCGAAACGACGTTGAAGGAGACGCCGAAGAAGAACATGATCCGTGACATGTTCGGCGGCTTGATGATCTACCGGTCTCGTGCCATAGACGGCGCCGAATACCTCTCTGACCGCCTTGAGGACTTCTACGACGTGGAGCTGGTAGTGCAGAACAAAGCAAACATCGAGGAGTCACTGCGGGAGTTCTCATCGGGAGAGCGGATCGAGGGTGTCTCTGTGGAGGTAGTGCCTGGTGCGGACGCGACGCCGCATACGATTGAGCGCAGCCAACACTTCCTCGACTGCCCCAAGGTGCTCTTGGTGCACCCGAACCGCGTGGCCTTTGACATGGAAACATACGAGCTGGTCACGCTACGTAATGTGTGGAGTTTTGATTTCAACTTATCGCTGGCGAGCTACGTTGTCGATGACGCCTCGCTGAAGCTCGACAAGGAGAGTCAAGAAAAATGGAAGAAGCTTAGCCACCGCACCCACCTCAGCGCGAACTATAGCCTGCGCTCCATCCTCACGCACGCCGGCGATGCCACCATCGGGCACTACTATGTATACGTCAACTTCGACGGGGAGTGGGTGCGCTTCAACGACGAAGTGGTCGAGTCGgcaacggaggaggatgtgCGCAAGTCCGCGTTTGGCGGGCAGTCGATTCAATCGCGCTATCGCCTCTTTGACAACGAGCGCGCGTCGCTGCTTATCTACGTGAACGACGATGtcaaggaggagctgctgagcgagacgccgccaccgagcGCGATCGTCGAGGTGGGGCGCAGCAttgaggaggagcgcgctAGGAAGGAGGAGACGCACAAGGTGAGCTACTACCTATGCGACAAGTCCGTGGTGGACGTGTTCGAcggcgtgcacggcgccTCCGACAAGCTGCAGCGTCACATGTCCGTGCGCCTGTCTCCCGGTCAAGATGAAATGGCCGCCATCatcactgccgcagcgaaGGAGCTGCACGTAGCGCCCGAGCAGATTCGCATCTTCTGCCGAGACCGTCACGGTCTCTCCCCGTGGTGCGCTGTTGAGTCGATGTGCAACTCGTACGACTCATACTATTACCCTCCCATTTTCGTCGACatcgcgccgccgctcgcggAAGAGGATGCGGCGTCCGCCacgaccgccgctgccgccgccgagccgTTCCTCGCGTTCCTCCGTCATGTCGAATCGCCGCACGACCGCGACATCCCTGTCACGATCGTCCGCTCCATCCCGGAGCTGCaagcgcgtgtgccgcaCGATGCACTGGTGTACGAAAGCCGCGGCGGCCCGCAGTACCTGAGCGCTATCACAGCGACGAACCAACTCGTGTGTGGGGCAAACTTACTGTACACGCACCAGCGCTCCTCCAACGACGCGGTGCGTGGGTAccttcagcaccgccagctcGTCTGCACAAAGGTCTACCTGTACGACGACTACACCGCCGAGCTGACGGAGCTCTTTGAAATACATATTGTCGAATCCACGCCCTACACCACGCTACAGGTTGGGCTGTACAAGATGATGACAGAGTCGAAGAGGGGTCtgccgctccctccctctcacaaCCACCTCGCGTTCTTCAAGGGGAACGACCGATGCAACTACGCCTTCGCGATGCCCATGGCGGCGTCGCTCACGATTCAGTGGAACACGTACAATCACACCCTCCGAGATGTGTGGGGTAGCGTGCAGCACGAGCACAAAATTGTCATGACAATTCTTCCAATGCCGCTCGAAAAGATCGACTTGACGGTGCTGGTGACGTTCAACGGAGGCTACAATAACTTGCCTCACGTGTACGTTCCACtggagggcggcagcgttACTTTTCGCGAAGTTCTCGAGTtgatggtgcagcagctggggACTCGTCTTCGggcaggcgccgccgcggggTACGAACAGCAGCTTGCCGGACAGGCacgactgctgcggctgctgcgggtcCGGCGGGGCGAGCTAGTGGAAGTGGTGGAGGACCTGGACACTCCGATTGATCTCGAGGCACGCGAGGACATTGTCCTGGACAAGCTGTGTCCGGCACTGCCCGGGTACGAGCTCGTCAACGTGctcttctgccgccgccgctccggAGAGTACTACTTCGGTCTACCAACGAACATCTGCGTCAACTCGTGTCTAGAGGAGCAGGGGGATGTGCTTCTTCGACGCATCGTAAAGAAGCTCGGCTACCCTGATCAGGAGGAGGCAATGAAAAAGTGGATACTTTGTGTAATGAACGTCAAGTCGCGCAAAACGCGCACTGCCAGCAAGAAGGAGGTGCTGGCAGATCTCATCAAGGAGGTTGGCGGGGCACCGTTTGTGTTCGTTGTCGACCGTCCCCAGTGCTTGCTCCTCGACGGCAttgaagaggaggagcatcGGCCAGAGTCTATCGTTATCAAGTCTACCTCGAAGACAGACCTCTCCGCGGCTTAG